CCTGGAGCCTCTCTAATTTCAAATTTACATGaatttgctgctgtttgacaaattttgagtcagtttTCAATTATTTCAGCAAGTTTAAGTCACTTTGGGcaaattttgtgccattttggatATTTCTGTCAGGCGTTAAcacaagtttgagtcattttggacaattttaaaaaatattttggagatattttagccattttgcaCAGGtttcaaagtcattttgaatataaatatttacctttttacagcttcaaaaaactttttctatTGATCCAGTATGTCAGAAACCAATAATTCAGGCTGAggatttttacagattctgtcAGTTTGAAGTGGtctatttttggcaatttatttatttatttttttaaaagatgactTTTAAGATAACaattaaatatcaaaatctGAATTCCCAGTTGAACACAGACTCACATCTGAACTTTAACAGGATGTCGATTGAAGAACAAAGCTCATATTGtcatatttaaagaaaagaaaaaacacagaaagtcaaaataaatcagttttattcattacaTTTGTACCAATCAATCATAGACAATAAATAATAAGTCACAACAGTAAGattcattaaattattaaaaccttaaattaaataaatatagagAAACTACAGCATGTCAGTAGAAACATCCCTGAAGAGTGTAGTACTTGTACTGCAGAGGGAGGAAATATACTGCAGGGAAGTACTTGAAGGACTCGTAGTACTTTGAAGTACGTCAGTATTAAACTCTGGTGTACTTTGTGCTGTAAACGTCATCGTCTTCGTCTTCGTCAGTCGATGctaaattacacataatttactgtaaaaataatgaaaaaaaacctgaagatCCAACATGTTTTGATTCATATCAAACCAATTTGAGtttttaaaacatacaaaagtAAAGAAGTCAAGTATTTCCAGGTACTGATTATCAAATCCTTTCACTGCGTTCAAGTATCAAACTCCAAACTTACActagaaaaatcacatttttgcaaaACTAGAATATTCACTCTGCTTAGGCTGCTGGTTCACTGTCGACATAATAAATATAGATATGaaataaactgaagaaaacttAAATATCTGACTAGTTTTTTACACGTTTGGACATTGGTTTGTGGTGAAATATCCTGCATCCCTGTCGTTGGGCTTCAGCCTCTCAGAGCCATTCTGGACTTGGCTTGGCGTCGCCGCCGCCGCCTCATGGTGTCGTTCTGAGACACGATTCCGGCCTGTTCCAACATCCTCGGCAGCTCGAACAACGCCTTGGCCTGAACCAGGGAGCTGTTGGTCTGAAAGGGAAACACAAACGGGAGAGTTTTAGCATCAAGCAAACCACAGAAATGAATAATAACAGCACAACACATAGCtgaactttctccagttttaTGAGCTGTCACTATCTATGcctacatcatggctccacatggaaaagaactgacagaaaaatatggTTGCAAGCCTTCAGAAAGACGGAGAAGAATCCAGGAAGATCAACTCAGtaaaacacagctgcagaagTAATCAGGAGATCTAGGAAGAGTCGTAGAaccactaatcatggctgcagtggtcgtccttCTAAAAAGACTCCAcggacagtgaactactttcacaatctagcTGTGGAAACCAAACCACAGAtgcttcagacttggttcaTGAGTGAGCAATGGAAACCAGAGATAGTGTGAAGatctgacagtgaagaacatcAACTATGGATCCATGACGAGACGAGTCAACTTTTCTatagaacatgaaaagaagcttGACAATTGTTGGAGAACGCTCTtcggtcagatgaagataaattcGTTGgactcagatggagtccagatgtttggtgagaacctaaccaggactaccacagcaGATTcatggtcctgacagtgaagaacggaggtgggagtgtggaTGAGTGCAGAAGGTgctgatgacatttatagatgcagAAGTTTGAAGAAGAGGAATGTTCCAGTAACGAAAAGCTTCTCAAGAAGAAAACCTATGACCTGGATGAGTTTGTACCTCGACTGTTTATATTTTAGTGAATCTAAACTAGATTTTAATTTGACAAAAGGCAAAATACTCCACTGTCCAACTCAGAATTAATCTGATTACTGGGAGGTGATATTAAAACTGTACCTGGATGCGTCTGAGGCCGTGAAGCTCATGCagaagcttctcctcctcctgaaaATAGCCTTTCTTCAGTTCCTTGATCTTCCCCAGCATGTAGGTGAGGTTGGACCTGACGCTTTGACCCGGCTGCAGCCCAGTGCCGGTGCTGGGGGTGGTGGAGTCAGCGGTCGGGGGGGTGGAGGTGGGCAGTTGCCTCAACATCTGGCCAAAGAGCTTCTCGTAGGTCTCCAGAACGCCGCTCATGAACACCATCTTCACCTGAGGAGCAGACGGACAACAAAATCAGTCATCGTGGTCCTTTATAGTTAAACCAGGTTAAAGTACTGATGCTTCTTATCGATAAACCCTGAATCTGTTGGATCCAAAAGGTTTCTGAGAATGTTTTCGGAGAGATCAAATGAAACTAAAagtctaaaatgtcacaaagaaaATTATAAGTGTGGACTGGAACCAAAGACGGCATCACAGAAGAACCTTTTTGAGGTCCACAAAGAACCTTTAAGCAAGAGGAACCATTTCTTCAAACGATTCTTTGGCGAACCCCTAGAGATACTTCAAAGAACcatttaaaaagcagctttatGGGCACCATAGATAGCACAATAGTTCTCCAAGGAACTATCTTCTAGATACTTCTTGATAATCGTTTAAGGAATTTTTAAGCAAGAAAGTCAAATGTTTTCTGGGTTCCTTCCATTAGATATCGATATTATATCACATATAATCAATATTGTGGGTTCTGAACCTTTcagcaaacagaacaacaatgGTTCTTAAGGGGGATGGCTCTTTAAATTCCGAAAGGTTCCTCGTTTTTGGTGGGGTTATTTGGTTTGGTGGCAGGTAACAGAGTTACAAAAAATGATTATCAAGTTCTGTTATCAAACTAGAACCAAGTGGGTGTACGAAGAACTATCTGGAAAATGGTTCCTTAAAGAACCTATTTTTGCCTCAGTTCTTCGGAGCGCAATTAATGGTGTCTAAAGGAACCATTTTTTGAGGAACTCTTAGGAGAGCCGTCCTTTGTGGAACTAAAAACTGTCCTTTTACGGCATCACggcaaagaaacatttttggttCCAGTTGGACCCTTCGTTGATGCCATCTTTGGGTTTGTGAAACTCTGATGGACATTTCTCATGACCTTATGAGGTTTTATAGAACAAGCCATgatgaaaacaatcattaatTGCAGCTCTAACCAAATAGCTCCAGTTAGAACCTTTAGTACTTTGAAGAACTACATAAAGTAAGTGAAGAACCATCCACTAATGAAAGAAGTTCTTCAGCTGCTGGTGGCTGAAGGTAACAGTtgggtgttttatttgtttataaagCTACAGATCAGCAGCAGTGTGTTGGTTTTAATGTCAGACTAACTTCTACCAGCCTGAAAATGTttcacacagtggaaaaaaactctGTGGTTTCACCCACAGGAGCTAACCTGAGTGCAGAGTGGGCCTGAAGGGAAATACCACTCAGAAACATGAAGCTTCTATTCCAGCTAACCGGTCTGAAACTCATTTGGATACAAGAATCAGGAGGTGGTGGCTGATCACCATCTCACACCTTCGTTCTCTGTTTTAGTTGGATCTGAGGTCAAAATGATGAGGAAAAGCTGACAGAGATCAAAGCAGATAAAACCTTCTAAAACAGCATCTAAAAACCTGACGTTCTCCAACCAGCCAGAAACCATTAAACCCACCAAACGATCCAGATTCATAAAATATGTCTGACATTGACACACATCTGAAAAGATGAGTCACAAAAAGTGTCAGGAccggaaaaaaaatcaaaaactaacACCTGTGCTGCTGAGGTGAAGGAAAAAGTAGGTGGGAAAACCCAAAGTGGGGCAAAAACTACGTGGTCTTTATGCTAAAGACCCTTCAGTACCACCAGGGACACTAAAATATGACGAAAACCACAAAATAAGATCCCTTTGAAACCAAAGGAAACACAATACTAGTCTAGTAATTGATCTGGACGAACAGAACATCATATTCTT
This is a stretch of genomic DNA from Amphiprion ocellaris isolate individual 3 ecotype Okinawa chromosome 21, ASM2253959v1, whole genome shotgun sequence. It encodes these proteins:
- the LOC118471830 gene encoding interferon gamma-like produces the protein MVATARTAVCLSLFLLICQVRGIYVSQRVNETIQNLLRHYKISNREKFSGKPIFPRDPPDGKREVKMVFMSGVLETYEKLFGQMLRQLPTSTPPTADSTTPSTGTGLQPGQSVRSNLTYMLGKIKELKKGYFQEEEKLLHELHGLRRIQTNSSLVQAKALFELPRMLEQAGIVSQNDTMRRRRRRQAKSRMALRG